A genome region from Manis javanica isolate MJ-LG chromosome 3, MJ_LKY, whole genome shotgun sequence includes the following:
- the CLCN2 gene encoding chloride channel protein 2 isoform X1, translating to MAAAAAVSAAEGMEPRALQYEQTLMYGRYTQDLGAFAKEEAARIRLAGPEPWRGPPSPRAPPELLEYGQSRCARCRICSVHCHKFLVSRVGEDWIFLVLLGLLMALVSWVMDYAIAACLQAQQWMSRGLNTSILLQYLAWVTYPIVLITFSAGFTQILAPQAVGSGIPEMKTILRGVVLKEYLTLKTFVAKVIGLTCALGSGMPLGKEGPFVHIASMCAALLSKFLSLFGGIYENESRNTEMLAAACAVGVGCCFAAPIGGVLFSIEVTSTFFAVRNYWRGFFAATFSAFIFRVLAVWNRDEETITALFKTRFRLDFPFDLQELPAFAVIGIASGFGGALFVYLNRKIVQVMRKQKTINRFLMKKRLLFPALVTLLISTLTFPPGFGQFMAGQLSQKETLVTLFDNRTWVRQGLVEELEPPGTSQAWSPPRANVFLTLVIFILMKVPQGGAGTRGCLYLSEVPPTCSSGCLHWPPPSQCPAGPSCLSLSLYPSPPPLPVSLPILLPEGAAFGRLVGESMAAWFPDGIHTDSSTYRIVPGGYAVVGAAALAGAVTHTVSTAVIVFELTGQIAHILPVMIAVILANAVAQSLQPSLYDSIIRIKKLPYLPELGWGRHQQYRVRVEDIMVRDVPHVALSCTFRDLQLALHRTKGRVLALVESPESMILLGSIERSQVVALLAAQLSPAHRWQYMQERRAAQTSPHSDQESSTSPETSVCFQVNTEDSGFPAARAETQKPLKPALKRGPSNTMNLGESPTGNVEQAGIALRSLFCGSPPSEAASELEKLESCDKHKLKRVRISLASNSDLEGEMTPEEILEWEEKQLDEPVNFSDCKIDPAPFQLVERTSLHKTHTIFSLLGVDHAYVTSIGRLIGIVTLKELRKAIEGSVTAQGVKVRPPLASFRDSATSSSDTETTEVHVLWGPRSHHSLPREGSPSDSDDKCQ from the exons ATGGCGGCCGCGGCGGCCGTTTCGGCGGCGGAAGGGATGGAGCCGCGAGCGCTGCAGTACGAGCAGACCCTG ATGTATGGACGATATACTCAAGACCTTGGGGCCTTTGCCAAAGAGGAAGCTGCTCGGATCCGCCTGGCAGGGCCTGAGCCTTGGAGGGGTCCACCTTCCCCTCGGGCTCCCCCAGAGCTCCTGGAATATGGACAGAGCCGTTGTGCCCGATGCCGCA tcTGTTCCGTGCACTGCCATAAGTTCCTAGTGTCCAGGGTTGGTGAAGATTGGATCTTCCTGGTCCTGCTGGGGCTACTCATGGCACTGGTCAGCTGGGTCATGGACTATGCCATTGCCGCCTGTCTGCAGG CTCAGCAGTGGATGTCCCGAGGCTTGAACACCAGCATCTTGCTCCAGTACCTGGCCTGGGTCACCTACCCCATTGTCCTCATCACTTTCTCCGCTGGTTTCACACAGATCCTGGCCCCACAGGCTGTCG GGTCTGGCATCCCTGAGATGAAGACCATCTTGCGGGGGGTGGTGCTGAAAGAATACCTCACCCTCAAGACCTTTGTAGCCAAGGTCATCGGGTTGACCTGTGCCCTGGGCAGCGGGATGCCCCTTGGCAAAGAG ggcccTTTTGTGCATATCGCAAGTATGTGTGCCGCCCTGCTCAGCAAATTCCTCTCCCTCTTTGGGGGCATCTATGAG AATGAATCCCGGAACACAGAGATGCTGGCTGCTGCCTGTGCAGTGGGAGTGGGCTGTTGTTTCGCAGCACCTATCGGAG GCGTCCTGTTCAGCATTGAGGTTACTTCCACCTTCTTCGCTGTGCGTAACTACTGGCGGGGCTTCTTTGCTGCCACCTTCAGTGCCTTCATCTTCCGGGTCTTAGCGGTGTGGAACCGTGATGAAG AGACCATTACAGCTCTCTTCAAAACCCGATTCCGGCTTGATTTCCCCTTTGACCTCCAGGAGCTGCCAGCCTTTGCTGTCATCGG TATTGCTAGTGGCTTCGGGGGAGCACTCTTTGTGTACCTGAACCGGAAGATTGTCCAGGTGATGCGGAAGCAGAAAACCATCAACCGCTTCCTCATGAAGAA ACGCCTGCTCTTCCCAGCTCTGGTGACCCTGCTCATCTCCACTCTGACCTTTCCCCCTGGCTTTGGACAGTTCATGGCTGGACAG CTCTCACAGAAAGAGACACTGGTCACTCTGTTTGACAACCGGACATGGGTCCGCCAGGGCTTGGTGGAAGAGCTAGAGCCACCTGGAACCTCACAGGCCTGGAGCCCACCGCGTGCCAACGTCTTCCTCACCCTGGTCATCTTCATTCTCATGAAG GTCCCACAGGGTGGAGCTGGGACCAGGGGTTGCCTCTACTTGTCTGAAGTGCCTCCTACCTGCAGTTCTGGATGTCTGCACTGGCCACCACCATCCCAGTGCCCTGCGGGGCCTTCATGCCTGTCTTTGTCATTG taccccagccctccccctctaCCTGTTTCTCTTCCCATCCTCCTCCCTGAAGGAGCGGCATTTGGGCGTCTGGTGGGCGAAAGTATGGCTGCCTGGTTCCCAGATGGGATTCACACAGACAGCAGCACCTACAGGATTGTGCCTGGGGGCTACGCGGTGGTGG GGGCAGCTGCACTGGCAGGAGCAGTGACACACACAGTGTCCACGGCCGTGATTGTGTTCGAGCTCACAGGCCAGATCGCCCACATCCTGCCCGTCATGATCGCCGTCATCCTGGCCAACGCCGTTGCTCAGAGCCTACAGCCCTCACTCTATGACAGCATCATCCGAATCAAGAAACTGCCCTATCTGCCTGAGTTGGGCTGGGGCCGCCACCA GCAGTACCGCGTACGAGTGGAGGACATCATGGTGCGAGATGTTCCCCATGTGGCCCTCAGCTGCACCTTCCGTGACCTGCAGTTGGCACTGCACAGAACCAAGGGCCGTGTGTTGGCCCTGGTAGAGTCCCCTG AGTCCATGATCCTCCTGGGCTCCATCGAGCGCTCACAGGTGGTGGCATTGCTAGCAGCTCAGCTAAGCCCAGCCCACCGGTGGCAGTACATGCAGGAGCGTCGAGCTGCCCAGACCTCTCCACATTCAGATCAGGAGAGttccaccagtcctgagacctCTGTCTGCTTCCAG GTGAACACAGAGGACTCGGGCTTCCCTGCAGCCCGGGCAGAGACTCAGAAGCCCCTGAAACCTGCTCTCAAGAGGGGACCCAGCAACACTATGAATCTTGGGGAGAGTCCCACAG GGAATGTGGAGCAGGCAGGCATCGCCCTCAGGAGCCTCTTTTGTGGCAGTCCACCCTCCGAGGCTGCTTCAGAG TTGGAGAAGTTGGAATCGTGTGACAAGCACAAGCTGAAGCGGGTCCGAATCTCCCTGGCA AGCAACTCAGACCTAGAAGGCGAGATGACCCCTGAAGAG ATTCTGGAGTGGGAGGAGAAGCAACTAGATGAACCTGTCAACTTCAGTGACTGCAAAATTGACCCTGCCCCTTTCCAGCTTGTGGAGCGGACCTCTCTGCACAAG acTCACACCATCTTCTCACTGCTGGGAGTGGACCATGCTTATGTCACCAGTATTGGCAGACTCATTGGAATTGTCACCCTAAAGGAG CTCCGGAAGGCTATCGAGGGCTCTGTCACAGCACAAGGTGTGAAAGTCCGGCCACCCCTTGCCAGCTTCCGTGACAGTGCCACCAGCAGCAGTGACACAGAGACGACCGAGGTGCATGTACTCTGGGGGCCCCGCTCCCACCACAGCCTCCCCCGGGAAGGCAGCCCTTCTGACAGTGACGACAAGTGCCAGTGA
- the CLCN2 gene encoding chloride channel protein 2 isoform X2 produces the protein MAAAAAVSAAEGMEPRALQYEQTLMYGRYTQDLGAFAKEEAARIRLAGPEPWRGPPSPRAPPELLEYGQSRCARCRICSVHCHKFLVSRVGEDWIFLVLLGLLMALVSWVMDYAIAACLQAQQWMSRGLNTSILLQYLAWVTYPIVLITFSAGFTQILAPQAVGSGIPEMKTILRGVVLKEYLTLKTFVAKVIGLTCALGSGMPLGKEGPFVHIASMCAALLSKFLSLFGGIYENESRNTEMLAAACAVGVGCCFAAPIGGVLFSIEVTSTFFAVRNYWRGFFAATFSAFIFRVLAVWNRDEETITALFKTRFRLDFPFDLQELPAFAVIGIASGFGGALFVYLNRKIVQVMRKQKTINRFLMKKRLLFPALVTLLISTLTFPPGFGQFMAGQLSQKETLVTLFDNRTWVRQGLVEELEPPGTSQAWSPPRANVFLTLVIFILMKFWMSALATTIPVPCGAFMPVFVIGAAFGRLVGESMAAWFPDGIHTDSSTYRIVPGGYAVVGAAALAGAVTHTVSTAVIVFELTGQIAHILPVMIAVILANAVAQSLQPSLYDSIIRIKKLPYLPELGWGRHQQYRVRVEDIMVRDVPHVALSCTFRDLQLALHRTKGRVLALVESPESMILLGSIERSQVVALLAAQLSPAHRWQYMQERRAAQTSPHSDQESSTSPETSVCFQVNTEDSGFPAARAETQKPLKPALKRGPSNTMNLGESPTGNVEQAGIALRSLFCGSPPSEAASELEKLESCDKHKLKRVRISLASNSDLEGEMTPEEILEWEEKQLDEPVNFSDCKIDPAPFQLVERTSLHKTHTIFSLLGVDHAYVTSIGRLIGIVTLKELRKAIEGSVTAQGVKVRPPLASFRDSATSSSDTETTEVHVLWGPRSHHSLPREGSPSDSDDKCQ, from the exons ATGGCGGCCGCGGCGGCCGTTTCGGCGGCGGAAGGGATGGAGCCGCGAGCGCTGCAGTACGAGCAGACCCTG ATGTATGGACGATATACTCAAGACCTTGGGGCCTTTGCCAAAGAGGAAGCTGCTCGGATCCGCCTGGCAGGGCCTGAGCCTTGGAGGGGTCCACCTTCCCCTCGGGCTCCCCCAGAGCTCCTGGAATATGGACAGAGCCGTTGTGCCCGATGCCGCA tcTGTTCCGTGCACTGCCATAAGTTCCTAGTGTCCAGGGTTGGTGAAGATTGGATCTTCCTGGTCCTGCTGGGGCTACTCATGGCACTGGTCAGCTGGGTCATGGACTATGCCATTGCCGCCTGTCTGCAGG CTCAGCAGTGGATGTCCCGAGGCTTGAACACCAGCATCTTGCTCCAGTACCTGGCCTGGGTCACCTACCCCATTGTCCTCATCACTTTCTCCGCTGGTTTCACACAGATCCTGGCCCCACAGGCTGTCG GGTCTGGCATCCCTGAGATGAAGACCATCTTGCGGGGGGTGGTGCTGAAAGAATACCTCACCCTCAAGACCTTTGTAGCCAAGGTCATCGGGTTGACCTGTGCCCTGGGCAGCGGGATGCCCCTTGGCAAAGAG ggcccTTTTGTGCATATCGCAAGTATGTGTGCCGCCCTGCTCAGCAAATTCCTCTCCCTCTTTGGGGGCATCTATGAG AATGAATCCCGGAACACAGAGATGCTGGCTGCTGCCTGTGCAGTGGGAGTGGGCTGTTGTTTCGCAGCACCTATCGGAG GCGTCCTGTTCAGCATTGAGGTTACTTCCACCTTCTTCGCTGTGCGTAACTACTGGCGGGGCTTCTTTGCTGCCACCTTCAGTGCCTTCATCTTCCGGGTCTTAGCGGTGTGGAACCGTGATGAAG AGACCATTACAGCTCTCTTCAAAACCCGATTCCGGCTTGATTTCCCCTTTGACCTCCAGGAGCTGCCAGCCTTTGCTGTCATCGG TATTGCTAGTGGCTTCGGGGGAGCACTCTTTGTGTACCTGAACCGGAAGATTGTCCAGGTGATGCGGAAGCAGAAAACCATCAACCGCTTCCTCATGAAGAA ACGCCTGCTCTTCCCAGCTCTGGTGACCCTGCTCATCTCCACTCTGACCTTTCCCCCTGGCTTTGGACAGTTCATGGCTGGACAG CTCTCACAGAAAGAGACACTGGTCACTCTGTTTGACAACCGGACATGGGTCCGCCAGGGCTTGGTGGAAGAGCTAGAGCCACCTGGAACCTCACAGGCCTGGAGCCCACCGCGTGCCAACGTCTTCCTCACCCTGGTCATCTTCATTCTCATGAAG TTCTGGATGTCTGCACTGGCCACCACCATCCCAGTGCCCTGCGGGGCCTTCATGCCTGTCTTTGTCATTG GAGCGGCATTTGGGCGTCTGGTGGGCGAAAGTATGGCTGCCTGGTTCCCAGATGGGATTCACACAGACAGCAGCACCTACAGGATTGTGCCTGGGGGCTACGCGGTGGTGG GGGCAGCTGCACTGGCAGGAGCAGTGACACACACAGTGTCCACGGCCGTGATTGTGTTCGAGCTCACAGGCCAGATCGCCCACATCCTGCCCGTCATGATCGCCGTCATCCTGGCCAACGCCGTTGCTCAGAGCCTACAGCCCTCACTCTATGACAGCATCATCCGAATCAAGAAACTGCCCTATCTGCCTGAGTTGGGCTGGGGCCGCCACCA GCAGTACCGCGTACGAGTGGAGGACATCATGGTGCGAGATGTTCCCCATGTGGCCCTCAGCTGCACCTTCCGTGACCTGCAGTTGGCACTGCACAGAACCAAGGGCCGTGTGTTGGCCCTGGTAGAGTCCCCTG AGTCCATGATCCTCCTGGGCTCCATCGAGCGCTCACAGGTGGTGGCATTGCTAGCAGCTCAGCTAAGCCCAGCCCACCGGTGGCAGTACATGCAGGAGCGTCGAGCTGCCCAGACCTCTCCACATTCAGATCAGGAGAGttccaccagtcctgagacctCTGTCTGCTTCCAG GTGAACACAGAGGACTCGGGCTTCCCTGCAGCCCGGGCAGAGACTCAGAAGCCCCTGAAACCTGCTCTCAAGAGGGGACCCAGCAACACTATGAATCTTGGGGAGAGTCCCACAG GGAATGTGGAGCAGGCAGGCATCGCCCTCAGGAGCCTCTTTTGTGGCAGTCCACCCTCCGAGGCTGCTTCAGAG TTGGAGAAGTTGGAATCGTGTGACAAGCACAAGCTGAAGCGGGTCCGAATCTCCCTGGCA AGCAACTCAGACCTAGAAGGCGAGATGACCCCTGAAGAG ATTCTGGAGTGGGAGGAGAAGCAACTAGATGAACCTGTCAACTTCAGTGACTGCAAAATTGACCCTGCCCCTTTCCAGCTTGTGGAGCGGACCTCTCTGCACAAG acTCACACCATCTTCTCACTGCTGGGAGTGGACCATGCTTATGTCACCAGTATTGGCAGACTCATTGGAATTGTCACCCTAAAGGAG CTCCGGAAGGCTATCGAGGGCTCTGTCACAGCACAAGGTGTGAAAGTCCGGCCACCCCTTGCCAGCTTCCGTGACAGTGCCACCAGCAGCAGTGACACAGAGACGACCGAGGTGCATGTACTCTGGGGGCCCCGCTCCCACCACAGCCTCCCCCGGGAAGGCAGCCCTTCTGACAGTGACGACAAGTGCCAGTGA
- the CLCN2 gene encoding chloride channel protein 2 isoform X3, with translation MAAAAAVSAAEGMEPRALQYEQTLMYGRYTQDLGAFAKEEAARIRLAGPEPWRGPPSPRAPPELLEYGQSRCARCRTQQWMSRGLNTSILLQYLAWVTYPIVLITFSAGFTQILAPQAVGSGIPEMKTILRGVVLKEYLTLKTFVAKVIGLTCALGSGMPLGKEGPFVHIASMCAALLSKFLSLFGGIYENESRNTEMLAAACAVGVGCCFAAPIGGVLFSIEVTSTFFAVRNYWRGFFAATFSAFIFRVLAVWNRDEETITALFKTRFRLDFPFDLQELPAFAVIGIASGFGGALFVYLNRKIVQVMRKQKTINRFLMKKRLLFPALVTLLISTLTFPPGFGQFMAGQLSQKETLVTLFDNRTWVRQGLVEELEPPGTSQAWSPPRANVFLTLVIFILMKFWMSALATTIPVPCGAFMPVFVIGAAFGRLVGESMAAWFPDGIHTDSSTYRIVPGGYAVVGAAALAGAVTHTVSTAVIVFELTGQIAHILPVMIAVILANAVAQSLQPSLYDSIIRIKKLPYLPELGWGRHQQYRVRVEDIMVRDVPHVALSCTFRDLQLALHRTKGRVLALVESPESMILLGSIERSQVVALLAAQLSPAHRWQYMQERRAAQTSPHSDQESSTSPETSVCFQVNTEDSGFPAARAETQKPLKPALKRGPSNTMNLGESPTGNVEQAGIALRSLFCGSPPSEAASELEKLESCDKHKLKRVRISLASNSDLEGEMTPEEILEWEEKQLDEPVNFSDCKIDPAPFQLVERTSLHKTHTIFSLLGVDHAYVTSIGRLIGIVTLKELRKAIEGSVTAQGVKVRPPLASFRDSATSSSDTETTEVHVLWGPRSHHSLPREGSPSDSDDKCQ, from the exons ATGGCGGCCGCGGCGGCCGTTTCGGCGGCGGAAGGGATGGAGCCGCGAGCGCTGCAGTACGAGCAGACCCTG ATGTATGGACGATATACTCAAGACCTTGGGGCCTTTGCCAAAGAGGAAGCTGCTCGGATCCGCCTGGCAGGGCCTGAGCCTTGGAGGGGTCCACCTTCCCCTCGGGCTCCCCCAGAGCTCCTGGAATATGGACAGAGCCGTTGTGCCCGATGCCGCA CTCAGCAGTGGATGTCCCGAGGCTTGAACACCAGCATCTTGCTCCAGTACCTGGCCTGGGTCACCTACCCCATTGTCCTCATCACTTTCTCCGCTGGTTTCACACAGATCCTGGCCCCACAGGCTGTCG GGTCTGGCATCCCTGAGATGAAGACCATCTTGCGGGGGGTGGTGCTGAAAGAATACCTCACCCTCAAGACCTTTGTAGCCAAGGTCATCGGGTTGACCTGTGCCCTGGGCAGCGGGATGCCCCTTGGCAAAGAG ggcccTTTTGTGCATATCGCAAGTATGTGTGCCGCCCTGCTCAGCAAATTCCTCTCCCTCTTTGGGGGCATCTATGAG AATGAATCCCGGAACACAGAGATGCTGGCTGCTGCCTGTGCAGTGGGAGTGGGCTGTTGTTTCGCAGCACCTATCGGAG GCGTCCTGTTCAGCATTGAGGTTACTTCCACCTTCTTCGCTGTGCGTAACTACTGGCGGGGCTTCTTTGCTGCCACCTTCAGTGCCTTCATCTTCCGGGTCTTAGCGGTGTGGAACCGTGATGAAG AGACCATTACAGCTCTCTTCAAAACCCGATTCCGGCTTGATTTCCCCTTTGACCTCCAGGAGCTGCCAGCCTTTGCTGTCATCGG TATTGCTAGTGGCTTCGGGGGAGCACTCTTTGTGTACCTGAACCGGAAGATTGTCCAGGTGATGCGGAAGCAGAAAACCATCAACCGCTTCCTCATGAAGAA ACGCCTGCTCTTCCCAGCTCTGGTGACCCTGCTCATCTCCACTCTGACCTTTCCCCCTGGCTTTGGACAGTTCATGGCTGGACAG CTCTCACAGAAAGAGACACTGGTCACTCTGTTTGACAACCGGACATGGGTCCGCCAGGGCTTGGTGGAAGAGCTAGAGCCACCTGGAACCTCACAGGCCTGGAGCCCACCGCGTGCCAACGTCTTCCTCACCCTGGTCATCTTCATTCTCATGAAG TTCTGGATGTCTGCACTGGCCACCACCATCCCAGTGCCCTGCGGGGCCTTCATGCCTGTCTTTGTCATTG GAGCGGCATTTGGGCGTCTGGTGGGCGAAAGTATGGCTGCCTGGTTCCCAGATGGGATTCACACAGACAGCAGCACCTACAGGATTGTGCCTGGGGGCTACGCGGTGGTGG GGGCAGCTGCACTGGCAGGAGCAGTGACACACACAGTGTCCACGGCCGTGATTGTGTTCGAGCTCACAGGCCAGATCGCCCACATCCTGCCCGTCATGATCGCCGTCATCCTGGCCAACGCCGTTGCTCAGAGCCTACAGCCCTCACTCTATGACAGCATCATCCGAATCAAGAAACTGCCCTATCTGCCTGAGTTGGGCTGGGGCCGCCACCA GCAGTACCGCGTACGAGTGGAGGACATCATGGTGCGAGATGTTCCCCATGTGGCCCTCAGCTGCACCTTCCGTGACCTGCAGTTGGCACTGCACAGAACCAAGGGCCGTGTGTTGGCCCTGGTAGAGTCCCCTG AGTCCATGATCCTCCTGGGCTCCATCGAGCGCTCACAGGTGGTGGCATTGCTAGCAGCTCAGCTAAGCCCAGCCCACCGGTGGCAGTACATGCAGGAGCGTCGAGCTGCCCAGACCTCTCCACATTCAGATCAGGAGAGttccaccagtcctgagacctCTGTCTGCTTCCAG GTGAACACAGAGGACTCGGGCTTCCCTGCAGCCCGGGCAGAGACTCAGAAGCCCCTGAAACCTGCTCTCAAGAGGGGACCCAGCAACACTATGAATCTTGGGGAGAGTCCCACAG GGAATGTGGAGCAGGCAGGCATCGCCCTCAGGAGCCTCTTTTGTGGCAGTCCACCCTCCGAGGCTGCTTCAGAG TTGGAGAAGTTGGAATCGTGTGACAAGCACAAGCTGAAGCGGGTCCGAATCTCCCTGGCA AGCAACTCAGACCTAGAAGGCGAGATGACCCCTGAAGAG ATTCTGGAGTGGGAGGAGAAGCAACTAGATGAACCTGTCAACTTCAGTGACTGCAAAATTGACCCTGCCCCTTTCCAGCTTGTGGAGCGGACCTCTCTGCACAAG acTCACACCATCTTCTCACTGCTGGGAGTGGACCATGCTTATGTCACCAGTATTGGCAGACTCATTGGAATTGTCACCCTAAAGGAG CTCCGGAAGGCTATCGAGGGCTCTGTCACAGCACAAGGTGTGAAAGTCCGGCCACCCCTTGCCAGCTTCCGTGACAGTGCCACCAGCAGCAGTGACACAGAGACGACCGAGGTGCATGTACTCTGGGGGCCCCGCTCCCACCACAGCCTCCCCCGGGAAGGCAGCCCTTCTGACAGTGACGACAAGTGCCAGTGA
- the CLCN2 gene encoding chloride channel protein 2 isoform X4: protein MAAAAAVSAAEGMEPRALQYEQTLMYGRYTQDLGAFAKEEAARIRLAGPEPWRGPPSPRAPPELLEYGQSRCARCRICSVHCHKFLVSRVGEDWIFLVLLGLLMALVSWVMDYAIAACLQAQQWMSRGLNTSILLQYLAWVTYPIVLITFSAGFTQILAPQAVGSGIPEMKTILRGVVLKEYLTLKTFVAKVIGLTCALGSGMPLGKEGPFVHIASMCAALLSKFLSLFGGIYENESRNTEMLAAACAVGVGCCFAAPIGGVLFSIEVTSTFFAVRNYWRGFFAATFSAFIFRVLAVWNRDEETITALFKTRFRLDFPFDLQELPAFAVIGIASGFGGALFVYLNRKIVQVMRKQKTINRFLMKKRLLFPALVTLLISTLTFPPGFGQFMAGQLSQKETLVTLFDNRTWVRQGLVEELEPPGTSQAWSPPRANVFLTLVIFILMKVPQGGAGTRGCLYLSEVPPTCSSGCLHWPPPSQCPAGPSCLSLSLYPSPPPLPVSLPILLPEGAAFGRLVGESMAAWFPDGIHTDSSTYRIVPGGYAVVGAAALAGAVTHTVSTAVIVFELTGQIAHILPVMIAVILANAVAQSLQPSLYDSIIRIKKLPYLPELGWGRHQQYRVRVEDIMVRDVPHVALSCTFRDLQLALHRTKGRVLALVESPESMILLGSIERSQVVALLAAQLSPAHRWQYMQERRAAQTSPHSDQESSTSPETSVCFQVNTEDSGFPAARAETQKPLKPALKRGPSNTMNLGESPTVLSLTLRPPLH from the exons ATGGCGGCCGCGGCGGCCGTTTCGGCGGCGGAAGGGATGGAGCCGCGAGCGCTGCAGTACGAGCAGACCCTG ATGTATGGACGATATACTCAAGACCTTGGGGCCTTTGCCAAAGAGGAAGCTGCTCGGATCCGCCTGGCAGGGCCTGAGCCTTGGAGGGGTCCACCTTCCCCTCGGGCTCCCCCAGAGCTCCTGGAATATGGACAGAGCCGTTGTGCCCGATGCCGCA tcTGTTCCGTGCACTGCCATAAGTTCCTAGTGTCCAGGGTTGGTGAAGATTGGATCTTCCTGGTCCTGCTGGGGCTACTCATGGCACTGGTCAGCTGGGTCATGGACTATGCCATTGCCGCCTGTCTGCAGG CTCAGCAGTGGATGTCCCGAGGCTTGAACACCAGCATCTTGCTCCAGTACCTGGCCTGGGTCACCTACCCCATTGTCCTCATCACTTTCTCCGCTGGTTTCACACAGATCCTGGCCCCACAGGCTGTCG GGTCTGGCATCCCTGAGATGAAGACCATCTTGCGGGGGGTGGTGCTGAAAGAATACCTCACCCTCAAGACCTTTGTAGCCAAGGTCATCGGGTTGACCTGTGCCCTGGGCAGCGGGATGCCCCTTGGCAAAGAG ggcccTTTTGTGCATATCGCAAGTATGTGTGCCGCCCTGCTCAGCAAATTCCTCTCCCTCTTTGGGGGCATCTATGAG AATGAATCCCGGAACACAGAGATGCTGGCTGCTGCCTGTGCAGTGGGAGTGGGCTGTTGTTTCGCAGCACCTATCGGAG GCGTCCTGTTCAGCATTGAGGTTACTTCCACCTTCTTCGCTGTGCGTAACTACTGGCGGGGCTTCTTTGCTGCCACCTTCAGTGCCTTCATCTTCCGGGTCTTAGCGGTGTGGAACCGTGATGAAG AGACCATTACAGCTCTCTTCAAAACCCGATTCCGGCTTGATTTCCCCTTTGACCTCCAGGAGCTGCCAGCCTTTGCTGTCATCGG TATTGCTAGTGGCTTCGGGGGAGCACTCTTTGTGTACCTGAACCGGAAGATTGTCCAGGTGATGCGGAAGCAGAAAACCATCAACCGCTTCCTCATGAAGAA ACGCCTGCTCTTCCCAGCTCTGGTGACCCTGCTCATCTCCACTCTGACCTTTCCCCCTGGCTTTGGACAGTTCATGGCTGGACAG CTCTCACAGAAAGAGACACTGGTCACTCTGTTTGACAACCGGACATGGGTCCGCCAGGGCTTGGTGGAAGAGCTAGAGCCACCTGGAACCTCACAGGCCTGGAGCCCACCGCGTGCCAACGTCTTCCTCACCCTGGTCATCTTCATTCTCATGAAG GTCCCACAGGGTGGAGCTGGGACCAGGGGTTGCCTCTACTTGTCTGAAGTGCCTCCTACCTGCAGTTCTGGATGTCTGCACTGGCCACCACCATCCCAGTGCCCTGCGGGGCCTTCATGCCTGTCTTTGTCATTG taccccagccctccccctctaCCTGTTTCTCTTCCCATCCTCCTCCCTGAAGGAGCGGCATTTGGGCGTCTGGTGGGCGAAAGTATGGCTGCCTGGTTCCCAGATGGGATTCACACAGACAGCAGCACCTACAGGATTGTGCCTGGGGGCTACGCGGTGGTGG GGGCAGCTGCACTGGCAGGAGCAGTGACACACACAGTGTCCACGGCCGTGATTGTGTTCGAGCTCACAGGCCAGATCGCCCACATCCTGCCCGTCATGATCGCCGTCATCCTGGCCAACGCCGTTGCTCAGAGCCTACAGCCCTCACTCTATGACAGCATCATCCGAATCAAGAAACTGCCCTATCTGCCTGAGTTGGGCTGGGGCCGCCACCA GCAGTACCGCGTACGAGTGGAGGACATCATGGTGCGAGATGTTCCCCATGTGGCCCTCAGCTGCACCTTCCGTGACCTGCAGTTGGCACTGCACAGAACCAAGGGCCGTGTGTTGGCCCTGGTAGAGTCCCCTG AGTCCATGATCCTCCTGGGCTCCATCGAGCGCTCACAGGTGGTGGCATTGCTAGCAGCTCAGCTAAGCCCAGCCCACCGGTGGCAGTACATGCAGGAGCGTCGAGCTGCCCAGACCTCTCCACATTCAGATCAGGAGAGttccaccagtcctgagacctCTGTCTGCTTCCAG GTGAACACAGAGGACTCGGGCTTCCCTGCAGCCCGGGCAGAGACTCAGAAGCCCCTGAAACCTGCTCTCAAGAGGGGACCCAGCAACACTATGAATCTTGGGGAGAGTCCCACAG TTCTCTCTCTGACGCTGAGACCACCTCTCCATTAA